The Triticum urartu cultivar G1812 chromosome 6, Tu2.1, whole genome shotgun sequence genome includes the window AATTCTTATGAAGAGTTTCACTATCTAAAATACATTAATTAATGAATAAAAGAAAGCTATGCCTTAAGAGACCAGGTTCACAAGAGACATTAATCAGTTTCGTCTGGTAGATTCCTGGAAATTAGGAAGGGAAAGGTCGGCAATAAAGTGAAAATCAGAGAGCGGAGTAAGTGAAAGGCAAAGAGAGGAGCACCTAACTCCTAACCTTATATTTTACACTTTGTCGAGCAGGTAAAATCAATAAGAAAATACAGAGTAGATGCAGGAAGTGAGTGTTGCTTGCCGGCAAGCAAATGCAAGACAACCACAACTGAACATACCTTGTTCTGTACTGGACGGCCGCTGTGGCTCTCAAGGCCCTCTCCTGCCCGAGGAAAAATCAAGCAATCAACAACCGAACAACAACTTGATAAGTTAAACCATGAGCGGTACCCCTTCTAGCATTCTAATTTATAAGATCCCAAGTACGTAAAACATGAGAATAATAAATATACATGCCATTCAAGATGTTGATATATTAACTATGAGCAGTAACATTCTAAGAGAAAGTGCCCAATAGCAAGAAAGCAAGATACATGGCCCATGCCTGAGCTGTCTAGGGCGGGACAAACGAGCAGCAAGAACATGGGGGAGCATCGTCACTCCCACTGATGGCTACAAATTTCTATAAACCCATGCACATTTGAGATGATTGCTGAATGTTAAAACGCTACTGTCTTGGAGAACAGATCATCGGTACTGAAATACTATACATCCatttctccgacaagtatttccggatggagggagtagaacATAAAGGGGAAAGTGCATACATAAATAAGTCCACCATACAGCTTGGGTGCTTTACAAATCAAATGCTTAAATATTCTAGAAGCTTGGGAGGGAAGGCATCAATTTTTATCACCTCTACACTAATTGTTTAGGACAGAGATTGCTTGAAGGTGATTAAAGTAAACTATATAAGTGGTATGGAGAAACTAAAGAAGGGAATGGGCTCACCAGGGACCTGGGCATTGATGTGATGAGGTCTTGACCTGAATGGAGATAGTCTACGACCAGGAAAGAACATATTAGAAGCAAAACCTGAAATAACAGTATAGGCAAAAGACATCTTAGCTGAATAGGGAGATGATTCTTGACCTACCACATTTATGAATTAATAGGAACAAGCATGTGATCTTCGATCTGGGACTCCATTCGCTGCCGATGAAGGAGAAGCCGAGGAGATCCTGGAAATTAGGAAGGGAAAGGTCAGCAATAAACTCAAGAACACATTAATGGCTGCCAATACCAGAAATTAGCGATTCTAGTCCCTTGTCTCAACAGGAACTTCCCATTTGTCCTGGATAAAAGAATTAAGAAACTATGCCTTGCATATGTTAAGAAGTACAGTTTCACTTAGTCTAGAAATATAGGGCCTGCCAATGCCTGGCACTCAGCATCTCGATAATACAAATATGTTGAAGAATTTGTAATCCACATCTTATAAGGATCATTGCCATGACTATCAATGCAGATGCTGCATACAGTCAACCATGTGGTATTTATCATGGCAATACACATCTCGGTTAGTCCAGGTGAGGGACCAGCTGAACAGGCTACCCAAAAAATTGCTGCATCATCTCGCAGCAGCAGAAAACAATAGAAGATCATCTGCACTCTAGACAAAGTTGACCTGGGGTTTATTGCTTAGAAAGCAGAACCCACACCTTCACTCATAGCATACCTTAATAAGATTTTACAGAGAATTATAATACCATTCAAATTATccaaaataaataataataatcaGCAAGAGTAGTGCTAAATTACTTTCAAGGGCTACCTTCATTGAGTGTCTGCTGACTACCAGGCGTGCATATAAGGTCATAAGATACTCACAGAACGGAAAATCAAATGAAAATGCACGAATGGAGATTAGCAATGCTAATCATTTTCAAAATTTCTAACGGGCAAACCTAACCAAATGTTGTGAGTTGTACCACTTGTCTATGTATTGCGGTCCTTTCTTCAATAATGGCAATCTTACGGCTCACGACAATCCTCACCTTCCAGCAGAATAAAATATTTTGAAACATCTTGAGAACACATAAATGTATGAAATCCTTATCAAATAGCCAAATATCATCCCGTTGTTTCTAGTGCATTGATGCATCCAAACAAGGCCATCAAAACACAGAAACATTTCCTGCATCTTTGTATCTCTCTTCACCAACTGCAATGAACATGTTCGCACCAAAATAAATTCTAGAGCCTCAACGCAGGGCTGTCCATCAGGTCTGACAAAAAGCTAAGCATAAGGAGACTACCATGCAGGAAGATGGAAGAGCTTTCAAACCTTAGATTGTAGACAGATAGAGAAAAATCTTTACAATGAAACACAATTTTTAGTGGAGGAACAAATTATCAACTCATAATTGACCCTTCAACCATAAAAGTTACTGTATCCAGCTCGTTTTCTGAAAGGTCGACTTATAACACTCATTCCCATTCTTATTACAATTCACACCCATTCTTCATTGCCAGGAAAACCAAACAAGTTAATTCAAGGATCGAGGTATGTAGAACAAACTGCTGTTTCACAATTGGTTCGTGCACTCAGACCACAACACCATAGGTCCGTAAAACAGATACATGTCAAGTTCAGTAAACAACAAACCATCTGATAGGCCAGCTGTGGCCACAAATTTTGCTGGCTCGACTGATTTTATGCAGTCACTGTATGCAAGACTCCTATATACTTGTATAGGAACCTGTTTTAGTCCCCTAACATGTTTCTCAGTCACTACGATCAGAAGAAGAGAAGAATGTCCTGCAGATATGGACACACAGAATAAATGTGCCTCGATGTTGCACAAATTCATAAATCCCCCAACATGTTCCTCAATCACTACGCTCAGAAATTAATAAATCAACCAAAATTTGATTTTACAACTGAAACTTAAAATTCGTTTAGCACAAACAGGATGTATAGCTCTAAAACACCGGCTGGTATTAGAGCAAGGTAGCTATCATCTAGAACACTGCATACAGGCAACACTAGTACTGTTTTGGACCTACATGTACAGCCTGTACCCCAAAGCTGGATCCTATAGCTAAGACTCATGGTTTCCAACTCTTTTTGTAGAAGTCTTTGTTCAGGTCGCCAAAATCATGAAACATAAAAATATAATAAATCTGTAATTATACAGATCAGACATCAAGAGAAGCACCTGATTCGTTTCCACATAAGAAATTATCAGCCATGCCCATCAACGATCTCACATTCTGTATCACAGAAATAAATTCAGAATCACCAAGGATTCCTTGTAAAATTTGGATCCACAATAGGGGAAAATATACAGATACGTAAAAAGCTACAGAAtgtaaaacacaaaaaacaatcCTCCATTGCATCGACTAAAAACATGCAAGAAGCAACAGATAAAGCTCATGCTTGCCCTATGGTGTTATCTTTGTAACAGAACTGTTCATTTCCTTTCTTTTCAAGGTTGGCCTAAGCTGTAAAATTAATTATTGATTCCTATTGTAACGGCTTAACCAGATAGAAGCACCGACATGTGATCAATAACATAGCTAAAGCCTAAATAACTGTTTGGCACATTAATCCCTATATGGAGGGAAAAGGTTTATTAAAATCAAACTTCTACGGTGATACAATTGAACACCCATAAACTGGTTTATCTGGAACTGAAAAGCGAATTTTCTGCagctaaagaaaataaaattcaaTGTTGCTTTCTTGTCGGTCTTTTTTATATCTGTTACCGCCCTCTTCCCTTTATAGGTAAAATGAAGATCAGCCAGTGCTCAGTTAAAAAAAAAAGAGATCAACGAGTCCTAAAAGCCTTCCAACTAATGCTTTCATACAAAATAAACAATCCAACATATTTGCCACAGGATAAAAGAGAAGCAACATGAGCAAATCTCAGTATTATAAGTAGTAAAAGTAAGCCAGTAGCTACCAGATGTCAAGCGAGTTAACAATCAATCTGCGCATCCTGGATGTCGCTGGTGAGGACAGTGATCATGAAGAGATACAAAATTTTGCAGCAGAGCATGACGTCTGACTCGAGCTACAGCCTGTTAATGCCCACACCTAGAGAAGGAAAATTGTTTCAAATGTTAGAACCAAGGTTAAGTAAAAACCATTTGAGTAAATCTTAACCTATAACAGGATGCCATATCCAAGCTGGGAGATACTCTTCAGGCAGTAAATGCTCTTCTTCTCAGTTCTCACTATCTCTTGGCACTGATAATCTAAAATGTTAAGAAACAGTGGTGCTAAGCACTAACACATCAAAGTAATAAAAAATGTCCATCCGCTGAATAAAACAAAGAAAGAATTTAACCTCACCTATGAAATTTTAAGAATCTATTCCATATAAGTGAAAGTTGGTCACTCAAGGTTTCAAATAGTTCTAAAAATTCTTTCTTGGAAAGAGTAGATAACACAACATTTTTGGTGATCTGAACCACATCATCAGAACGCTGAAATAACTTGGAACAAACTAAAGTATTGTCTTATAAGGTATATTGTCCAAAGGTGGAGTACAAGCATCTTACTAACCAAACATCACCTAGGAGTACAAGCAGTATAATTTTAGATCAAGGAAGGACAGTCACGATAAACATGGCCAGACTGCCGACAGTTTGGACAGAGTCCTAAACCTCTAAACCCGGCATACTCGCTTGACTTTTGAGGACAATCACGTGGCCGGTGTCCAGGGTTGTTACACGATGTACACAGAAGAAGTATTGGAGGGCTGGCGCAATTGATATTGTGCTTCGGATTATTGGGATCACCATGCCCGGCCCCGCCACATGTCGTACATCGTCTGCCATAAACTTGGCTCACACAATCCTTCAAATAGTGACCAATGTCGCAACACCGGAAACACACTGGCCCGGCAGGGGTAGTGCAGTTGCCCCTGGTGTGTCTAGTTCCTGTGCAACGTAGACATGGTAACTTCGGACAATCTTCAATGACATGACCCGGATCTGAGCACTTTTTGCACTTCCCTTTTTTCTTCTTGATGCTTCCAGAGGATTGGGCTGCTGGCAGCGATGGATTGCCGCCTCCCTGCGACGGGCCTCCAGAGACGCCGACACTGGGCGGGGGCTGGCTGTTGGTGGGGAGAGAGCTGTTGGCTGGGGCCTGCGGGAGCAGGGGAATGCCGCCATGGGAGCTGCCCCCGAGAGCACCGGCCGCAGACAGCGTGTTCCTGGTTGGGGCGAGCGGCCGCAGACAGCGTGTTCCTGGTTGGGGCGAGCGGCCGCGGGTTGACGGCGGAGGCGGTCGGCGTAGGCGCTGGGGGCCGATTGCCTCCTGCGGCAGGCGGCAGCACAGGGGCCTGCGGTCGGTTGGCTGCTGGAGCCCTTCCTGGGGCGAGCGGCGGCACGGGGGCCTGCTGCCGGTTGCCTGCTGGAGCGGGCAGCGGGTTCCCGACCAGGGGGACGGCCGCGGGGGCGGGCGGCGGGAGCGCGGCGCGAGGCCGATAGACTTGGCCGCCGCGGCGGGGGCGCTGCGCGAGACCATGGCCGCCGCGACGCATAGTAACCTAGATAGATCtgcttttttttttctttttggttgaggaaCGACGATTTGGGGGCAGAGCTTTTCTTTTTGAGACACATATATATGAGGCAGGCCTGGGTTGGCTCGTAGCCCAGCCAGAAGCGAGAGACATCTACTCTTTTTTTCCGTGCCACTCGCAGGGTGTGTTTGATAGCATGTATGAACCTAGTCTAGTTGTTCTTCTCTCATACATGCTGACTATATACATGCTGAATTTATGCAGTTGCTGTTGTTCGGCAGCGATGTATGCGCTGAGATATGCTGAGCTGAGACTTTGTTTGGCGGTCTGCATGTGTTTAGACATGCTGAACAATTTTGATTTccaaagaaaaaaaattgaatgGTGAAAAAAATTGCAAAAACGTGAATAAAAATCTAtacatattttgaaaaaaaataaaaaattatttcaaatatttattgaaaatttaaatagattttgaaatttttttgaaaatttgaacatatttaaaattctgaaaattacgaatttttttaaaaaatgaatattttataaaaaaatcaaacaaattttgatttatttgaaattccaaacatttttgaattttttgtttttttgaaattctgaacaatttttgaaaatttAAATATATTTGACATTCTAAACATTTTCAAAAATttaaacaaaatttgaaattctGAATTTTTTGAGTGTCAGGGCCAGCATGGCTGCCTCCATGCACCATGTCTAGGGTGCATGAGATGGGCATGGCTGAGGGCCTTTTTATGCATTAGATGGGCATAGCTCAAATGAGCCCATGCACCCTACCAAACGCACCtgtaagagcaactccaacgcgcTGACCCAAACAACGCGCGCTTTGTTTGCTTTTCGTCCGTTTAGGTCGGCTGCCCGCTTGGCGTCCGCCCCTTTTTTCGTTTGGGTCGGCTCTGCGCCCAACGTACCGATCCATTTTATGTCCACACACAAATTTTAGAAGTCTCCTAAGTGTAGATCATGTCAACGGCCATGTCATAGCCTAGAAGTCATGCCGGCGCCATGTTAACGGCCGGCATACATGCCAACCTTCAGAAAAACCCCCACACGGTTCATTGCTGGCGCACTTGCCAGCGGTCGACACATGCCAGCACACAAAAAAGGGATGGGAGTTCAACCACGCCATCTTGATCGTGGTCATGCCAGCATAATTGCCGGCATAAAAAAAGGGATGATGCTCTCCGCCATAGATCACTCATCATCAAACTTGAGCATGTCGGCATACTTCTTCTTCTAAATGTCATATACTTCTTCTtattcattttcttcttcttcttctaatctTCTTCTTCTACCTTCCTTATTtcccattttgcagatttcattcacttcaCGGAAGCTTGTATTGATGGACTGCTTGTATCGATGAACTATGCATGTATGGTTGGATGAAACTACTGTAATATGTATGGTTGGATGCCTGTATGTGGAACTTGCTATGTATGGTTggatggaactatgcatgtatgaTGAAATTTTATGTGTCGGATATCTCATATGATTGCTCTGAAATTGCCCTGTGAAAAATATATATATCATCTAGTTGTTGTGAAAATGGTTGAATataagaaaaaacagaaaaactaGGCAATGCAGCCTCTTTGCCGTCTACCACCGACGGCAAAGgggcctttgccgtctgccacggatGGCAAAGAGGCCACGTGGCAGCAATCTGCGCAATCTGGGAGCTATACCATTTGGTTACTTTGCCGTTTGTGGCAGATGACAAAGGATGTGAGCGtttgccgtccgctggcggacggcaaaTGTTGCCGTTAGCCACCTAACGTGGCTAACGCATGTTATTTACCGTCCACATTCTTTGTCGTCTACCACAGACGACAAAGaaggttctttgccgtccgctttgagaaagcagacggcaaagaaccagTTTACCATAGCTTTCTTTGCCGGGCAGCTTTGTCGTCGGTGGCAAACGGCAAAGAGGTTTGCTGTCCGCTTTTGGtacctttgccgtcagccatggcagacgacaaagaagctGATTCTTGTACTGCGTCATGGACGACCAAAGAATGTCACGTCGGTGCGTCTCCGACCGGCCCAGGATGTAAAGCCCATTTGTTGTCATAATTTTttatcatagaagtaggagcccaccacaacACTGATGATACGTGTTTATGTCACAATtttcgtcatagaagtgtcataaccatgacagaaaaaaattcattcgggccataatgtcacggatgtgtctctTTTTATAGTAAAGATTGTACTCCATGGAAAAGAAAAAGTCACAAcgaggggctcaattattcgaTAGCGAACAAGAAAGGAAAGAAgcaggtgaaggaaatatgccctaaaggcaataataaagtta containing:
- the LOC125515474 gene encoding serine/arginine repetitive matrix protein 1-like isoform X1 gives rise to the protein MVSRSAPAAAAKSIGLAPRSRRPPPRPSPWSGTRCPLQQATGSRPPCRRSPQEGLQQPTDRRPLCCRLPQEAIGPQRLRRPPPPSTRGRSPQPGTRCLRPVLSGAAPMAAFPCSRRPQPTALSPPTASPRPVSASLEARRREAAIHRCQQPNPLEASRRKKGSAKSAQIRVMSLKIVRSYHVYVAQELDTPGATALPLPGQCVSGVATLVTI
- the LOC125515474 gene encoding serine/arginine repetitive matrix protein 1-like isoform X2, translated to MVSRSAPAAAAKSIGLAPRSRRPPPRPSPWSGTRCPLQQATGSRPPCRRSPQEGLQQPTDRRPLCCRLPQEAIGPQRLRRPPPPSTRGRSPQPGTRCLRPVLSGAAPMAAFPCSRRPQPTALSPPTASPRPVSASLEARRREAAIHRCQQPNPLEASRRKKGSAKSAQIRVMSLKIVRSYHVYVAQELDTPGATALPLPGQCVSGVATLVTI